The Gammaproteobacteria bacterium genome includes the window CAGTCAGGTGCATATTGCCATGCCAGCAATTGTTGATATGCCATGCGGCCAAGCATGATCGGCACCACTGGATCTTGTCGGCCATGTGCCATCCAAATGGGCAATGTTTCCGGCTGCTGCCGACTTTCACCAAGCACTTCAGCAAGCGGCAAATAAGTCGACAGCATCACCAATCCGGCGATTGGATGTGCCAAACGCAATGCCGTATGCGCTGCGATCACACCACCCTGCGAGAAACCGGCAAGGAAAATTCGGTCGAAACCGACGGCCTCTGCCTCCAATGCGACCAGTCGATTCACTTTGTCAACCGAATCCATCACGCCAGCATGATCGGCACGAACACTCAAATCCATGCCAAGAATATCGTACCATGCGCGCATCGGCATGCCGCCATTAATGGTCACGGGCCGCACGGGTGCATGCGGAAAAACAAATTTAACGCCGCGCTCACGAAGTCCGAGTTCGGGCACAATGGGTTCGAAGTCATGGCCATCAGCCCCCAACCCATGCAACCAGATCACCGTCGCTTGATGGGTACCCTTTGGGGACACAACCACTGAGGCAAGCTCTGACATCACATCCTCCTACTGTCGTGAATGGCCGAAACTTTACACGTTTTTCTTTCAACCAAACAGCCCTGATATTGAAAACATCTGCCTGTATTGAGCTGACAACAACACTATCTGGTGTATACTGATGACAAGAATAATTGCCATCGTTTCTCCAATGCGACGTTTGAGGTTCACTATCCCGCTGCTTGCTGTCTTGGTGCTAGGTCTTCCTGGGTGCGGGATCAAGGGGCCTCTTTATCTGCCCCCAAAGGCCACATCACAACAAGACACAAGGCCTGCGGCACCGCCAACGTCGAATCGGGAGGAGAAAACGACCACTGGACAAAATGCGCCTGTCATTCACAAAAATGCACGGTCTGGGGAATGATTTCGTCGT containing:
- a CDS encoding alpha/beta fold hydrolase; translation: MSELASVVVSPKGTHQATVIWLHGLGADGHDFEPIVPELGLRERGVKFVFPHAPVRPVTINGGMPMRAWYDILGMDLSVRADHAGVMDSVDKVNRLVALEAEAVGFDRIFLAGFSQGGVIAAHTALRLAHPIAGLVMLSTYLPLAEVLGESRQQPETLPIWMAHGRQDPVVPIMLGRMAYQQLLAWQYAPDWHDYPMPHAVCPEEIADLRQWWHQQLDVLTD